A window from uncultured Desulfobacter sp. encodes these proteins:
- a CDS encoding HDOD domain-containing protein, producing MEIKQRVLEMVQKRESDLPTLPAVVNNLIQAASDENTTTEDLAQIISHGIGITNKLLKLANSVYYAQKNKVETIKRAISVIGFDEIIGIALGMEILSSVTEKSGLTLDMKALWIHGIGVATASKLLAKQTNPGIAGKIFVPALLHDMGKAIFSIYFKKEYNEVRQYALENKRPLYFSENSLLKIDHAALSALLMTRWNFPASIILPCRFHHAPEAAPVKYRHHALIINIANYLAQKAQLGHSGNPVPVTIKNAPKKIGVNESTMVRIIESLRAQEPQIKEFFKITTAFG from the coding sequence ATGGAAATAAAGCAGCGCGTCCTTGAAATGGTTCAAAAAAGGGAAAGCGATTTACCCACGCTCCCGGCTGTTGTGAACAACCTGATCCAGGCCGCTTCCGACGAAAACACAACCACAGAAGATTTAGCCCAAATCATTTCTCATGGCATAGGTATTACAAATAAGCTGCTCAAGCTTGCAAATTCGGTTTATTACGCCCAAAAAAATAAAGTCGAGACCATTAAACGCGCCATTTCAGTTATCGGATTTGATGAAATCATCGGCATTGCCCTAGGCATGGAGATTCTGTCCAGTGTCACAGAAAAGTCTGGTTTAACGCTTGATATGAAAGCATTGTGGATTCACGGCATTGGTGTGGCCACAGCCTCGAAACTACTGGCAAAGCAGACTAATCCGGGCATTGCAGGCAAAATTTTCGTCCCGGCCCTGCTCCATGACATGGGCAAAGCCATTTTCTCAATTTACTTTAAAAAAGAGTACAATGAAGTCCGACAGTATGCACTGGAAAACAAGCGCCCCCTTTATTTCAGTGAAAACAGCCTGTTAAAGATTGATCATGCAGCACTATCCGCCCTGTTGATGACACGGTGGAATTTTCCTGCATCCATTATTCTGCCCTGCAGATTTCATCATGCCCCGGAGGCGGCGCCCGTTAAATACCGTCATCACGCCTTGATTATCAATATTGCAAACTATCTGGCACAAAAAGCGCAGCTTGGCCATTCAGGTAATCCGGTTCCCGTGACCATCAAAAATGCGCCTAAAAAAATCGGTGTGAATGAATCGACAATGGTTCGGATCATAGAATCGTTAAGGGCCCAGGAGCCTCAAATCAAGGAATTTTTTAAAATTACCACGGCTTTTGGCTGA
- a CDS encoding FxsA family protein, with protein sequence MLFKLFLCFTLIPVAELYILIHLGGIIGGLNTIILVILTGFIGAYLARMEGLNTMMKVRQSLNQGVMPAEDLLDAFIILLAGLVLITPGLLTDTAGLLLLWPPTRNRFKQFLRKKFDEMASNGSINITRFH encoded by the coding sequence ATGCTGTTCAAATTGTTTTTATGTTTTACCCTTATTCCGGTGGCTGAACTATATATCCTTATCCATCTTGGTGGTATTATCGGCGGATTAAACACCATCATTCTGGTCATTTTAACCGGATTCATCGGCGCCTACCTTGCCCGTATGGAAGGATTAAATACAATGATGAAGGTCCGCCAGAGTTTAAACCAGGGGGTGATGCCTGCCGAAGATCTTCTGGATGCATTTATCATCCTCCTTGCCGGTTTAGTGCTCATTACCCCCGGGCTTTTGACGGACACGGCCGGCCTTCTGCTTTTATGGCCGCCCACCCGAAACAGATTTAAACAATTTTTACGGAAAAAATTTGATGAAATGGCGTCCAACGGAAGCATTAACATTACACGGTTTCATTAA
- the aat gene encoding leucyl/phenylalanyl-tRNA--protein transferase, with the protein MPLFRLSESIEFPPPWLARPDGLLCIGGDLCPKRLTLAYRMGLFPWFSNSEPILWWSPDPRLVLYPSKIRVSKSLKKIIRRNCFSIRINTAFEQTIEACSQPRHGKVEGTWLVDEMIDAYTSLHNMGIAHSVEAWQDDRLVGGLYGVSLGKIFFGESMFSRVPNASKVALVALAQKLDSQGFGIIDCQVTSGHLLRMGAQEITRDLFLDILNHGVDQRVPENMWQPGRHLFPQNNTDSSPGNMAQAV; encoded by the coding sequence ATGCCGCTTTTCAGGCTTTCTGAAAGCATTGAATTTCCGCCGCCCTGGCTGGCGAGGCCGGACGGGCTGCTATGTATCGGGGGAGACCTGTGCCCTAAGCGCTTGACCCTTGCGTATAGAATGGGTCTCTTTCCCTGGTTTTCCAACAGCGAACCCATCCTCTGGTGGTCCCCGGATCCCCGGCTGGTCCTTTATCCTTCTAAAATCAGGGTATCGAAAAGCCTGAAAAAAATCATTCGGAGGAATTGTTTTTCCATCCGGATCAATACCGCATTTGAACAGACCATTGAGGCTTGCTCCCAACCCAGGCACGGCAAAGTTGAAGGGACCTGGCTGGTGGATGAAATGATTGATGCCTATACCTCATTGCACAACATGGGGATTGCCCACTCCGTGGAAGCCTGGCAGGATGACCGGTTGGTGGGGGGTCTGTACGGGGTCAGTCTGGGGAAAATATTTTTTGGAGAATCCATGTTTTCCCGGGTACCCAATGCCTCCAAAGTCGCCCTTGTGGCGCTGGCCCAGAAACTTGACAGCCAGGGATTCGGCATAATTGACTGCCAGGTCACCTCAGGCCACCTGCTTCGCATGGGGGCCCAGGAAATAACCAGGGATCTGTTTCTCGACATTTTAAACCACGGTGTTGATCAACGCGTACCGGAAAACATGTGGCAGCCAGGTCGCCATCTTTTCCCCCAAAACAATACGGATTCTTCCCCCGGCAATATGGCACAGGCCGTGTAA